One region of Elusimicrobiota bacterium genomic DNA includes:
- a CDS encoding Gfo/Idh/MocA family oxidoreductase, whose product MKNRLKGALAGFGQVAQRAHAPAFASSEHFSIVAVAEENPARLEAAKAFFPRVRLYSSLEVLLRSESELDFISIATPPFLHAPQTLAALERGCHVLCEKPLALSREELDAMEELARARGRVVFTVHNWAHAAQWKKALDLIQAGTLGEIRHAELHVLRQKPASSALADWRRDRSLAGGGILLDHGWHNLYLIYRLLGCPEARPKVSARFWRESPSHVEDEATVLLDFLASSALLHLSWRSFARTNWAVVYGTRGRLELADNELRLELSSGHCETFQFQEKLSQLSAHPSWMASLIEEFHSELLQPGPRRNLAEARFCLSAIEEAYRQSPEPCPAGAPA is encoded by the coding sequence ATGAAGAACCGCCTCAAGGGAGCCTTGGCCGGCTTCGGGCAAGTGGCCCAAAGGGCCCATGCCCCGGCCTTCGCCTCGTCCGAGCATTTCTCCATCGTCGCCGTGGCGGAGGAGAATCCCGCGCGTCTGGAGGCGGCCAAGGCCTTCTTCCCGCGAGTCCGGCTCTATTCCAGCCTGGAGGTTCTCTTGCGCTCGGAAAGCGAGCTGGATTTCATCTCCATCGCCACCCCCCCCTTCCTGCACGCGCCCCAAACCCTGGCGGCCTTGGAGCGGGGCTGTCATGTGCTCTGCGAGAAGCCATTGGCCTTGAGCCGAGAGGAATTGGACGCCATGGAGGAACTCGCCCGAGCCCGCGGCCGCGTCGTCTTCACCGTCCACAATTGGGCCCATGCCGCCCAGTGGAAGAAAGCCTTGGATTTGATCCAGGCCGGAACCTTGGGCGAAATACGCCACGCAGAGCTGCACGTCCTGCGCCAGAAGCCGGCCTCGAGCGCGCTGGCGGATTGGAGGCGCGACAGGAGCCTCGCCGGCGGCGGGATACTCCTCGACCACGGCTGGCACAATCTTTACCTGATCTACCGCCTGCTAGGCTGCCCAGAGGCGCGGCCCAAGGTCAGCGCCAGGTTCTGGCGGGAAAGCCCCTCCCATGTCGAGGACGAAGCGACCGTGCTCCTGGATTTTCTCGCCTCCTCCGCCCTTCTGCACCTAAGCTGGAGGTCCTTTGCCCGGACCAACTGGGCCGTGGTTTACGGGACCCGAGGCAGGCTTGAACTCGCGGACAACGAGCTCCGGCTTGAGCTGTCCTCCGGCCATTGCGAAACCTTCCAGTTCCAGGAAAAGCTCTCCCAGCTTTCGGCCCACCCGAGTTGGATGGCCTCTCTCATCGAGGAATTCCACTCCGAGCTCCTGCAGCCGGGGCCCCGACGCAATCTGGCGGAAGCCCGTTTTTGCCTGTCCGCCATAGAGGAAGCCTACCGCCAAAGCCCTGAGCCCTGCCCGGCCGGAGCGCCCGCGTGA
- a CDS encoding NTP transferase domain-containing protein has translation MIRHAGVIAAGDGLRLQGAIGATVKPMAPVAGVPLVHWVVRSLRGAGIESFTVILNSRGNAARESLVREFPAVSWTFLVQDTASSWESFRLVAQALSQKADIFLMSTVDALMPPQEAERFAREAATSPAPAGLALTSFMDDEKPLWAELGENGLVSALGPSCRSRSRATAGLYFLTKAVADAMPAAERHSKLRDYWQSLLDSKTPVAGIALGKTLDVDRPRDLAAAERFATW, from the coding sequence GTGATTCGACACGCGGGCGTCATAGCGGCCGGAGACGGCCTCCGGCTCCAAGGAGCGATCGGGGCAACGGTCAAGCCCATGGCTCCCGTGGCCGGGGTCCCCTTGGTCCATTGGGTGGTGCGCTCCCTGCGCGGGGCCGGCATCGAGAGCTTCACGGTCATACTCAATTCCCGGGGAAACGCCGCCAGGGAGAGCCTGGTAAGGGAATTCCCTGCCGTGTCCTGGACCTTCCTGGTCCAGGACACGGCTTCCTCATGGGAAAGCTTCAGGCTGGTGGCCCAAGCCCTCTCCCAAAAAGCCGACATCTTTCTCATGAGCACGGTAGACGCCCTGATGCCTCCCCAAGAGGCCGAGCGCTTCGCCCGGGAGGCTGCGACGAGCCCCGCCCCGGCGGGGCTGGCCCTCACCTCCTTCATGGACGACGAGAAGCCGCTTTGGGCGGAGCTGGGGGAAAACGGCCTGGTCTCGGCCTTGGGGCCTTCCTGCCGAAGCCGCTCCCGGGCCACGGCGGGGCTCTATTTCTTGACAAAGGCCGTCGCCGACGCCATGCCCGCGGCCGAGCGTCATTCCAAGCTGCGGGACTATTGGCAGTCCCTGCTCGATTCGAAGACTCCCGTGGCCGGAATCGCCCTGGGAAAGACCTTGGACGTGGATAGGCCTCGGGATCTCGCGGCCGCGGAGCGTTTCGCCACATGGTGA
- the pilQ gene encoding type IV pilus secretin PilQ, protein MTLLKKSLAWVLAVVLILPGGAALPAWAAETAYLTSLEVSPDQVQVLLSEEAEYNAFTTASPSPRVVLELMGAENSLGAKSWAGKGKYLKGVRVGQFQRSPAMIARVVMDLSEPAGYKVLKEDNVLTVRLGPDPEGKPRPKVQVPAAAGPAREAGGVNTQAASELAAMAAKSDVNIDEQAAKEPPPTPEARPAKAGSGSPRAPRADIMSRLPKDPVSLDFDGTDIKDIIKLLSAKAKINIIYGPDVNGTLTLHLADVPFNEAFRTILSMTNLSTTQVGDNILRILTPGALAKAQSAAATVTKVLPLNYTKASEILSMVNQVRLAQGRSTGVALSDAKTNSLVVTDSIEGLAETERLVAQLDVRPKQVLIEVKLIEVSLNNSLHYGIQWDYKSLDPARIGGKQGTNLIGTNESPVATAQARPLDLNATPAVVGPGAGGRGTGVSLPASSIFGALTIGRITNTYFLSATLSAAATQGKVKVLSDPKVATLNNQAANINVTTSIPYVTSNVASTGVQTQTVSYAVTGIQLSVTPSINADGRITLDLNPVVSQPSSTIAASATGAPAVDSRNAKTTILVRDGETIVIGGLISDTMSNTIAKVPLLGDIPLLGWFFKKKALTRTRNELLIFVTTKILQD, encoded by the coding sequence GTGACACTACTCAAGAAAAGCCTGGCCTGGGTCCTGGCGGTCGTCCTGATCTTGCCCGGCGGCGCGGCCCTGCCGGCGTGGGCCGCCGAGACCGCGTATCTCACCAGCCTCGAGGTGAGCCCCGATCAAGTCCAAGTTTTGTTGAGCGAGGAGGCCGAGTACAACGCCTTCACCACGGCCTCCCCCTCGCCTCGCGTCGTCCTGGAGCTCATGGGCGCCGAGAACAGCCTGGGTGCTAAGTCTTGGGCCGGCAAGGGGAAATACTTAAAGGGCGTGCGCGTCGGGCAGTTCCAGAGGAGCCCCGCCATGATCGCGAGGGTGGTCATGGACCTCTCCGAGCCGGCGGGCTATAAGGTCCTCAAGGAGGACAACGTCCTTACCGTGCGCTTGGGGCCCGACCCCGAGGGCAAGCCTCGGCCCAAGGTCCAGGTCCCAGCCGCGGCCGGTCCGGCCCGCGAGGCGGGAGGAGTCAATACCCAGGCGGCCTCGGAGCTTGCCGCCATGGCGGCCAAGTCCGACGTCAACATAGATGAGCAAGCCGCCAAGGAGCCGCCGCCGACGCCGGAAGCGCGCCCGGCCAAGGCCGGCTCGGGGAGTCCGCGGGCGCCGAGGGCCGACATCATGAGCCGCCTGCCCAAGGATCCGGTCTCCCTGGATTTCGACGGCACCGACATCAAGGATATCATCAAGCTCCTGTCGGCCAAGGCCAAGATCAACATCATTTACGGACCCGACGTGAACGGGACTTTGACCTTGCATCTGGCCGACGTCCCCTTCAACGAGGCCTTTCGGACCATTCTCTCCATGACCAACCTGTCCACCACCCAGGTGGGAGACAACATACTCAGGATTCTGACTCCCGGGGCCCTGGCCAAGGCCCAGTCCGCGGCCGCCACCGTCACCAAGGTGCTGCCCTTGAACTACACCAAGGCTTCGGAGATCCTGTCCATGGTCAACCAAGTGCGCCTGGCCCAGGGGCGCAGCACCGGCGTGGCCCTATCCGATGCCAAGACCAATTCCTTGGTCGTCACCGACTCCATCGAGGGCCTGGCCGAGACCGAGCGCCTGGTGGCCCAGCTCGATGTGCGCCCCAAGCAAGTCCTCATCGAGGTCAAGCTCATCGAGGTCAGCCTCAATAATTCCCTTCACTACGGCATCCAATGGGACTACAAGTCCCTCGATCCGGCCCGCATCGGCGGCAAACAGGGCACCAACCTCATCGGCACCAACGAGAGCCCCGTCGCCACGGCTCAGGCCAGGCCCTTGGATCTTAACGCCACGCCCGCGGTGGTCGGGCCGGGCGCTGGAGGGCGGGGCACGGGCGTGAGCCTGCCGGCCTCCTCCATATTCGGGGCGCTTACGATCGGGCGCATTACGAACACGTACTTCCTCTCCGCCACTCTCTCGGCCGCCGCGACCCAAGGAAAGGTGAAGGTCCTCTCCGACCCCAAGGTCGCGACCTTGAACAACCAGGCCGCCAACATCAACGTGACGACCTCGATTCCCTACGTCACCTCCAACGTCGCCTCGACCGGCGTGCAGACCCAGACCGTGTCCTACGCCGTCACCGGCATCCAGCTCTCGGTGACCCCCAGCATCAACGCCGACGGGCGCATCACCCTCGATCTCAACCCCGTGGTGAGCCAACCTTCCTCCACGATCGCGGCCAGCGCCACCGGGGCCCCGGCCGTGGACTCGCGCAACGCCAAGACCACCATCCTGGTGCGCGACGGCGAGACCATAGTCATTGGTGGCCTCATCAGCGACACCATGAGCAACACCATCGCCAAGGTTCCCCTGCTCGGGGACATTCCGCTCTTGGGCTGGTTCTTCAAGAAAAAGGCCCTGACCAGGACCCGCAACGAGCTCTTGATCTTCGTCACGACCAAGATTCTCCAGGACTAG
- a CDS encoding PilN domain-containing protein: protein MIKINLVPAEILAKAQQKQQMIQAGVGAGFILLLVVGISVAHWFKLKRLERHAATQQAQLKKLEVVVAKVEELEKTAGAVRSRLSVITDLLKGRPLYPYFMSDFVRSVPMGVRVKSLSTSGGGSAAGPLKISLSADSRSNEDIAAWIKKLEQSGRFGQVEMGPVTAVDGAERVYTFTLISVYTPQL from the coding sequence ATGATCAAGATCAATCTTGTTCCGGCTGAGATCCTGGCCAAGGCTCAGCAGAAACAGCAGATGATCCAGGCCGGCGTGGGGGCTGGGTTCATCCTGCTGCTCGTCGTGGGCATTTCAGTGGCGCATTGGTTCAAACTCAAAAGGCTGGAGAGACATGCCGCGACCCAGCAGGCCCAGCTCAAGAAGCTCGAGGTGGTCGTGGCCAAGGTCGAGGAGCTCGAGAAGACGGCGGGGGCGGTGCGCTCGAGGCTCTCCGTGATCACGGACCTTCTAAAGGGTCGCCCCCTTTACCCGTATTTCATGTCGGATTTCGTGCGCAGCGTGCCCATGGGAGTGCGCGTGAAAAGCCTGAGCACCTCGGGAGGGGGAAGCGCTGCCGGGCCGCTCAAGATTTCTCTGTCCGCCGATTCCCGCAGCAACGAGGATATCGCGGCTTGGATCAAGAAGCTGGAGCAGTCCGGGCGGTTCGGACAAGTCGAGATGGGGCCGGTGACCGCCGTGGACGGGGCGGAGCGGGTCTACACCTTCACTTTGATTTCGGTTTACACGCCGCAGCTTTGA
- a CDS encoding CDP-alcohol phosphatidyltransferase family protein, whose product MSQASRVVLVVAHPRLAFERLGGLTILERQLFTLARAGAGKVWIAMPKPDAAALCALRLPPGLDLSWSHRSGLVPGECEPPYLTLSGDHLLRLEALRGILSAEYAAHSRMVDAEGRTVVQAVPFRSETIPPAHEERLSQGAFLHLRIPAGQGSSLDWLMASGGKSQDGFMARNFDRHISLALSRFLLDTRVTPNMMTLFSCALGLFGTVFFLNPNHHAMSLAGACLIWLHSVLDGCDGELARLKFLESPLGADIDFWGDNLVHLSLFGCLAWGFHKADHSLLPLILGTSACLGALGSARLAYVDRRSKRQAPALSSPVGGSATALQRLETILAQRDFIYLLLLLAYFDKTYEVLWAGAVGSVLFLIMMMKLRRSPHEHPQTRLEIPSKIHS is encoded by the coding sequence GTGAGCCAAGCTTCCCGGGTCGTCCTGGTCGTGGCCCATCCCCGGCTCGCTTTCGAGCGTTTGGGAGGGCTCACCATCTTGGAAAGGCAGCTTTTCACCTTGGCGCGCGCCGGGGCCGGAAAGGTTTGGATCGCCATGCCCAAGCCAGACGCCGCGGCGCTTTGCGCCCTGCGCCTGCCTCCGGGGCTCGATCTCTCATGGTCCCACCGCTCCGGCCTGGTCCCGGGAGAGTGCGAGCCGCCGTATCTCACTTTGTCGGGCGACCACCTCCTGCGCCTGGAGGCATTGCGCGGCATCCTCTCGGCCGAATACGCGGCCCATTCCCGAATGGTCGACGCCGAGGGCCGGACCGTGGTCCAGGCCGTGCCGTTCCGGTCCGAGACCATTCCTCCCGCCCATGAGGAAAGGCTCTCACAGGGAGCCTTCCTCCATCTGCGCATCCCAGCCGGGCAGGGGTCGAGCCTCGATTGGCTCATGGCCTCTGGAGGCAAGAGTCAGGACGGCTTCATGGCCCGGAACTTCGACCGGCACATATCGCTCGCCTTGTCGCGATTTCTGCTGGACACCCGGGTGACCCCCAACATGATGACGTTGTTTAGCTGCGCCTTGGGGCTCTTCGGCACTGTCTTCTTCCTAAACCCCAATCATCACGCCATGAGCTTGGCCGGGGCCTGCTTGATATGGCTTCACTCGGTTCTGGACGGCTGCGACGGGGAATTGGCGCGGCTGAAATTCCTGGAAAGCCCTCTCGGAGCCGACATCGACTTTTGGGGCGACAACCTGGTGCACCTGTCGCTTTTCGGCTGCCTGGCCTGGGGCTTCCACAAAGCCGACCACAGTCTCCTGCCGCTGATACTGGGAACCTCGGCCTGCCTGGGTGCCCTGGGCTCGGCCCGGCTGGCATACGTTGATAGACGCTCTAAACGGCAAGCCCCCGCCTTGTCGAGCCCGGTGGGCGGCTCGGCGACGGCCTTGCAGCGCCTCGAGACCATTTTAGCTCAAAGAGACTTCATCTACCTTCTGCTGCTTCTGGCCTACTTCGACAAGACCTACGAGGTCCTCTGGGCCGGAGCCGTGGGCTCCGTCCTTTTTCTCATCATGATGATGAAACTCAGGAGATCACCGCATGAACACCCGCAAACACGCCTCGAAATCCCCTCCAAAATCCACAGTTGA
- a CDS encoding HAD family hydrolase: protein MPFILFDFGGTLDGPGTPWLERFHGIYRAEGLDFARERFSQAFYRSDDELASRFSLRGLSLAETLELQVQCVLEILAPEKIGLKSRLAGLFLEECRRHFRGNRPILERLSRRHGLGIVSNFYGNLRSVLDSEGLLSFFQCVADSGALGMEKPQPGIFLEALKGLKAAPEETFMVGDSVARDMRGAENLGLKHVLLSPSKKTRCCPQGLRIERLDELEAVLP from the coding sequence ATGCCTTTTATTTTGTTCGATTTCGGGGGAACCTTGGATGGTCCCGGAACTCCCTGGCTTGAGCGTTTCCACGGCATTTACCGCGCCGAAGGCCTGGATTTCGCGCGCGAGCGCTTCAGCCAGGCCTTTTACCGGTCGGATGACGAGCTTGCCTCGCGCTTTTCCCTGCGGGGCTTGAGTCTCGCCGAGACTTTGGAGCTGCAGGTGCAATGCGTTTTGGAAATTTTAGCTCCCGAAAAAATCGGGCTCAAGAGCCGCCTGGCCGGGCTTTTCCTAGAGGAGTGCCGACGCCATTTTCGCGGAAATCGCCCCATCCTCGAGCGCTTGAGCCGCCGCCACGGCCTCGGCATAGTTTCGAACTTTTACGGCAACCTTCGAAGCGTCTTAGATAGCGAGGGACTCCTGTCCTTCTTCCAATGCGTGGCCGATTCCGGGGCGCTCGGGATGGAGAAACCCCAGCCCGGCATATTCTTGGAAGCCCTCAAGGGCTTGAAGGCCGCCCCCGAGGAAACCTTCATGGTCGGCGATTCCGTGGCCCGGGACATGCGCGGCGCGGAAAACCTGGGCCTCAAACACGTGCTTCTATCCCCTTCCAAAAAAACCCGCTGCTGCCCGCAAGGCCTGCGCATCGAACGACTGGACGAGCTCGAGGCGGTCCTGCCGTGA
- a CDS encoding O-antigen ligase family protein produces MLPLLIGLLVAGGPLLRGSWDLWAQSLLFIAVVCGSALWVLFRLFVGYFPLPSTRNLAWTGVLAALSGWAAFSSPVASYSIPAWRALLLGLWIFPAIMAVSKDERSAVDEAVRAVAWVLVLLAFYQHFRQGIERPSSAFLNQNIFAGTVLMLLPLCVQKRDWILCAGLLCALAWSRSVGAWLGLAGALTLNRRQAGSAAYRVGTAIGLVCLVIIYAKLKSPDVLHRWYWWQAALRMVWDRPWLGLGPNSFAYALPAYQRPGVDLSALYAHQHFLETAAESGLPYVLIWTAGLLHCLRRGGSHKRFGAVAILIQSLWDYSLSIPANFWLFCYFSASTISESKRGVNIASGRKLPLGLLVATLAYGLCSWTWRGWQADRLKAQAVEKAKSGAPPGEVLSLLEGSSHLLRHPETERYAAEMEMGLAKAGPDRGAHLVRAAAHLEVSTELNPYRASSWSALSRVYLELGEPGRALQAMGHGALFCPALRAARP; encoded by the coding sequence GTGCTTCCGCTGCTCATCGGGCTCCTGGTCGCGGGGGGCCCGCTGCTCCGGGGGAGTTGGGACCTTTGGGCGCAATCCCTCCTTTTTATCGCGGTCGTCTGCGGATCCGCCCTATGGGTCCTTTTTCGGCTCTTCGTGGGCTACTTTCCCCTTCCCTCCACCAGGAACCTGGCCTGGACCGGAGTCTTGGCCGCACTCTCCGGCTGGGCGGCGTTCTCAAGCCCGGTTGCGAGCTACTCCATCCCGGCCTGGAGGGCCCTCCTCCTGGGACTGTGGATTTTTCCGGCGATCATGGCGGTCTCCAAGGACGAGCGCTCGGCCGTGGACGAGGCCGTTCGCGCCGTCGCCTGGGTCCTGGTCCTCTTGGCGTTCTACCAGCATTTCCGGCAGGGGATCGAAAGGCCTTCCAGCGCCTTCCTCAACCAGAATATTTTCGCGGGAACGGTGCTCATGCTGCTTCCCCTTTGCGTTCAAAAGAGGGACTGGATCCTCTGCGCCGGGCTTTTGTGCGCCTTGGCTTGGTCGCGCAGCGTCGGAGCTTGGCTGGGCCTGGCCGGGGCCTTGACGCTCAACCGGCGCCAGGCCGGCTCCGCGGCCTACCGCGTGGGCACGGCCATCGGCCTGGTCTGTCTGGTCATCATATACGCCAAGCTCAAGTCGCCGGACGTCCTGCATCGCTGGTACTGGTGGCAGGCGGCCCTGCGCATGGTTTGGGACCGGCCTTGGTTGGGCCTGGGTCCGAATAGCTTCGCCTACGCCCTGCCTGCCTATCAGAGGCCGGGGGTGGATCTCTCCGCGCTTTATGCCCACCAGCACTTCTTGGAAACGGCCGCCGAAAGCGGGCTACCCTATGTGCTGATCTGGACGGCCGGGCTTCTGCATTGTCTGCGGCGCGGGGGCTCCCATAAGCGCTTCGGGGCCGTGGCCATCCTGATCCAATCCCTATGGGACTATTCCCTCTCCATCCCGGCTAATTTCTGGCTTTTCTGCTATTTCTCGGCCTCGACCATATCGGAAAGCAAGCGCGGGGTAAACATCGCCTCCGGGCGCAAGCTCCCCTTGGGCCTTTTGGTCGCGACTCTGGCTTACGGGCTTTGCTCCTGGACCTGGAGAGGGTGGCAAGCCGACAGGCTCAAGGCCCAAGCCGTCGAGAAGGCCAAGAGCGGAGCCCCCCCGGGGGAGGTCTTGTCTCTTTTGGAGGGCTCGTCTCACCTCTTGCGCCATCCCGAGACCGAGCGTTACGCCGCGGAGATGGAGATGGGCCTGGCCAAGGCCGGTCCCGACCGCGGGGCTCATTTGGTCCGGGCCGCGGCGCACCTCGAGGTTTCCACGGAACTCAACCCTTACCGCGCCTCATCCTGGTCGGCGCTCAGTCGTGTCTACCTGGAGTTGGGCGAGCCCGGGAGAGCCCTCCAAGCCATGGGGCATGGAGCTCTATTCTGCCCGGCCTTGCGCGCCGCCCGGCCATGA
- a CDS encoding aspartate aminotransferase family protein, whose product MNIASESSAAGPKSQALFEEEQAYIAPGLQSVALYSRIALEEGRGVWLTDADGRRYLDFMAGIGVASVGHAHPEHAKALAEQAARLSVGSFTTRRRLAFLKNLASVTPAGLSRVQLYSSGAEAVEAALRLAKSHTKNFEMISFWGGFHGKTGGVMGLLGDGFKHALGPLMPGLYLSPYPDPRRCPLGAPEPHDCAAHCLEFLREMIQRETSRSIAAIILEPIQGTAGNVVPPPGFFKGVRDIARENGALFISDEMITGFGRTGKWFGCEHEEVVPDIMTVGKGMAGGFPLSGIVTSDSIAQAKPFANPSGSSSSYGGNPLAAAAADATLSIMKRENLPANAQRVGAALLARLGELRSRSPLVGRVRGRGLMIGVDLVHPKTGKPLPGPLCRELFSDCLDRGLLSMCYSPALRINPPLTITEAEALQGADILEDSLGVLARRHGI is encoded by the coding sequence ATGAATATCGCGTCAGAATCCAGCGCCGCCGGTCCCAAATCACAGGCTCTATTCGAGGAGGAGCAGGCCTACATCGCTCCCGGCCTGCAGTCCGTGGCCCTCTATTCGAGAATCGCCCTGGAGGAGGGGCGGGGCGTCTGGCTCACCGACGCGGACGGACGGCGCTACCTGGACTTCATGGCCGGAATCGGAGTGGCCTCGGTGGGACATGCCCATCCCGAGCACGCCAAAGCCCTGGCAGAGCAGGCCGCTAGGCTCAGCGTGGGCTCCTTCACCACTCGGAGGCGCCTGGCCTTCCTCAAGAACCTAGCCTCGGTGACTCCGGCGGGCCTTTCCAGGGTCCAACTCTACTCCTCCGGGGCCGAGGCGGTGGAAGCGGCCCTGCGCCTAGCCAAGAGCCACACCAAGAATTTCGAGATGATCAGCTTCTGGGGCGGTTTTCACGGCAAGACCGGCGGGGTTATGGGCCTTTTGGGGGACGGCTTCAAGCACGCCTTGGGGCCCTTGATGCCCGGCCTCTACCTCTCTCCCTATCCCGACCCACGCCGCTGCCCCTTGGGCGCGCCGGAACCCCATGACTGCGCGGCCCACTGCCTCGAGTTCCTGCGCGAGATGATCCAGCGCGAGACCTCCCGCTCCATAGCGGCCATTATCCTCGAGCCCATCCAGGGCACGGCCGGCAACGTGGTTCCTCCTCCGGGATTTTTCAAGGGAGTGCGGGACATCGCGCGCGAGAACGGAGCCCTATTCATCTCTGACGAGATGATCACCGGGTTCGGCCGCACCGGGAAATGGTTCGGCTGCGAGCACGAGGAGGTCGTCCCCGACATCATGACCGTGGGCAAGGGCATGGCGGGAGGCTTCCCCCTATCGGGAATCGTCACGAGCGACTCCATCGCCCAGGCCAAGCCCTTCGCCAACCCGAGCGGCTCCTCATCGAGCTACGGCGGCAACCCCTTGGCCGCGGCCGCGGCCGACGCCACCCTCTCAATCATGAAAAGGGAGAACCTGCCGGCCAACGCGCAAAGAGTCGGCGCGGCTCTGTTGGCGCGCCTGGGGGAGCTGCGGAGCCGTTCGCCCCTCGTGGGCCGGGTGCGCGGGCGGGGGCTCATGATAGGCGTGGATCTGGTCCATCCCAAGACCGGAAAGCCTCTTCCCGGGCCTCTCTGCCGGGAGCTTTTCAGCGACTGCCTGGACCGTGGCCTTCTCAGCATGTGCTACAGCCCGGCTCTGCGCATCAACCCGCCCCTCACCATCACCGAGGCGGAGGCCCTTCAGGGAGCCGACATCCTGGAGGACTCCCTAGGCGTCCTGGCGCGAAGGCACGGCATTTAA
- the pilM gene encoding type IV pilus assembly protein PilM has product MPIKLDKVKEALGEALKKAKGFSEFLMGSPDLLAVDMGNYAIKIAHVKQESAGPVLKTWGHLPLNIKPEATADERKAQTINSLKAFLVEKGVKIKDAATTLSGNSVIVRYVKFPRLTKTELAATLPTEAEPFIPFDINEVQLGAHILSEITEEGQKKMETVLVAAKKDLIAARLEILQAAGLFPTIVDVDSFALENIYERLRDPKSEMGATLYLNLGHMVTNLSIIENGVTRVVRDIFISGATLTKAITKAMQNDFMKAEELKKAHGIVLEAAEKEKAVEQGQQEALAVSQTIVTVVKDLVGEVHRSVDFYLSQGAERSIGRIVLMGGTAKVKNLAKHLTAELKVPVSVLDPLSFLKQIPADFPKELAPDFAVALGLALRRNRDWV; this is encoded by the coding sequence ATGCCTATAAAATTGGACAAGGTAAAGGAAGCTCTGGGAGAAGCCCTCAAGAAGGCCAAGGGGTTCTCGGAGTTCCTCATGGGCTCTCCCGATCTCCTGGCCGTGGACATGGGCAATTACGCCATCAAGATCGCCCACGTCAAGCAGGAAAGCGCGGGGCCGGTCCTCAAGACCTGGGGGCACCTCCCCCTCAACATCAAGCCCGAGGCCACGGCCGACGAGCGCAAGGCCCAGACCATCAACTCCCTTAAAGCCTTCCTTGTCGAGAAGGGCGTCAAGATCAAGGACGCGGCCACCACTCTCTCCGGGAACTCGGTGATCGTGCGCTACGTCAAATTTCCCAGGCTGACCAAGACGGAGCTCGCCGCGACCTTGCCCACCGAGGCCGAGCCCTTCATTCCTTTCGACATCAACGAGGTCCAGTTAGGCGCCCACATCCTGAGCGAGATCACAGAGGAAGGCCAGAAAAAAATGGAAACCGTCCTCGTGGCCGCGAAGAAAGACTTGATCGCGGCCCGGCTCGAGATTCTCCAGGCCGCGGGGCTCTTCCCCACGATCGTGGACGTGGATTCCTTCGCCCTCGAGAACATTTATGAAAGGTTGCGCGACCCCAAATCCGAGATGGGCGCCACCCTTTACCTTAACCTGGGGCATATGGTGACCAACCTCTCCATTATCGAGAATGGAGTCACCCGCGTGGTGCGCGATATTTTCATATCGGGCGCGACCTTGACCAAGGCGATCACCAAGGCCATGCAGAACGACTTCATGAAGGCCGAGGAGCTTAAGAAGGCGCATGGGATAGTCCTGGAGGCGGCGGAAAAGGAGAAGGCCGTGGAACAGGGCCAGCAGGAGGCGCTCGCCGTTTCCCAGACCATAGTCACCGTGGTCAAGGATCTGGTCGGGGAAGTCCATCGGTCCGTGGATTTTTATCTGTCTCAGGGAGCCGAGCGCTCGATCGGGCGAATCGTCCTGATGGGGGGAACGGCCAAGGTCAAGAACCTCGCCAAGCATTTGACCGCCGAGCTCAAGGTGCCGGTGAGCGTGCTTGATCCTCTATCATTCTTGAAGCAGATTCCCGCGGATTTCCCCAAGGAGCTGGCCCCGGATTTCGCCGTGGCCCTGGGATTGGCGCTCAGGCGCAACCGGGATTGGGTGTGA
- the pilO gene encoding type 4a pilus biogenesis protein PilO encodes MAKIKLTKEQQKYAALGVLLLGGFGYSYFMFFWSPVSQRIADTKKKTEEVEAKIEKATRQAARLPRLEAELVELSQKAVEAERRLPKNKSVPDILVTLSGLADKHHVSLLSFTPGGQTDKPFFIELSYPISVRGSYHNIGRFLAGLALEERIFNVQNVVYAEPGPDGQMQISFTLISYQYKG; translated from the coding sequence ATGGCCAAGATCAAGCTGACCAAGGAGCAGCAGAAGTACGCGGCCCTGGGGGTTCTCCTCCTGGGGGGCTTCGGCTACAGCTATTTCATGTTCTTCTGGTCCCCGGTCTCCCAGCGCATCGCCGATACCAAGAAGAAGACCGAGGAGGTCGAGGCCAAGATAGAGAAGGCCACCCGGCAGGCCGCGCGCCTGCCGCGCCTGGAGGCCGAGCTGGTGGAGCTCAGCCAAAAGGCGGTGGAGGCGGAGAGGCGTTTGCCCAAGAACAAGTCGGTGCCCGACATTCTGGTGACCTTGAGCGGGTTGGCGGACAAGCATCATGTCTCGCTTCTGAGCTTTACGCCCGGAGGCCAGACGGACAAGCCCTTCTTTATCGAGCTTTCCTATCCCATCTCGGTGCGCGGCTCGTACCACAATATCGGCCGCTTCCTGGCGGGCCTGGCGCTCGAGGAGAGGATATTCAACGTCCAGAACGTGGTTTACGCCGAGCCGGGCCCCGATGGGCAGATGCAGATAAGCTTCACCTTGATCTCGTACCAATACAAGGGCTGA